Part of the Spinacia oleracea cultivar Varoflay chromosome 5, BTI_SOV_V1, whole genome shotgun sequence genome, TGAGATGAAAGAAGATGCAGGTGTACGCAGCTGAAAGCTGGCATTGTGTAAATGATGATTGTTGGATAGGGAAAAAAGCCAAAGGGAAAATTGCTAAAGATGTGTGGGTAGAACCAAGGATGGACAtgatcttgttttttttttttttgttttgtaagTCAAttgatttagattgaatcatgaactaaaTTCTAGTCATACATATAGTAATCATGTTGGTGAAAACTGACAACTGGaaactactttttgtggttttcatattttggtttttagttttgtgaaaaacagaaaactgaaaacaaaaaatGATAACAAACGGGCCCAAACCGGTTTAGAGCGTATAATCTGGTTCTTGACTATCAATTTTTGTCATATTGCTGTTATTTCTTTGCTTTAGGACTTTGTTCTGGTTTAAATTGTTGTGCAGAAGTGTCATATGTCATTATCTTTCTGTTCTTCATTTTGTAGGCTATGGACCGTCTGAGAGCACCTCTCTCCCGTGCTTGGGAGTTTCCAGAAGGGCAGTTAGTGTATCAACTTGTCTGCGAAGTGAATGTAAAACTGCTCAGGTGAAAATAATATCATCAAAATGTTCTTTGAAACACATGTCTTTTGTCTGCAAGGCAAGTACAGAGGGTCATAGAAGAAATCCAGACTTCCCTAGGCATAACAGGTCCGGATACTCCCGAAATAGAAACCGGTTGAACCAAGAGAAGGAAAGCtctgacaaccttgatgaatcCGAGTTCTTATCAACTCAAAACGGGCCATTACTTTCTCTTTCAAATAGCCCGAAATCCCATGCTACTGCTACTCCAGGACCAAGAGAACGGGAAATTGTAGAACTGTTTAGGAAGGTTCAGGCTCAACTTCGTCAAAGAACCGTTGTCAAAGAAGAGAAAAAGTTTGAAGCTTTGAAAGGGCAAAATAATAAAGAGAGTGAAACAGTTGATTCTCTGCTTAAGCTTTTGAGGAAGCATTCAGTTGAGCAAGGTAAAAGAAAAGTCAATGGTGGTGGTAATGAGTTCAGTTTTGATCATCCAAAACAGAGTGGACAACAATCCAATGTGGATAATAAGAGTAGTAAAAGCTTTTTCAATTCCAATAGTATTGTTAGGGAAGAGACTCAAGAAACCAATAACAAGCCTTCATTTACCCGTCCACCATCAGAATTCCGGCGTAGGTCTCCTGTTCCTAGGGTTAAATACGAGCCGATTGTCTCTCATTCTGATCTTGATGTAAAGACAAATGAGACACTCACTGAACCTGAACCTGAGCCCGAGACTGAATCCGACTATGATCTGGAGCCGGATATGGATCTGGAACCGGATATGGGTCTGGTGTCGGGTCTTGAGCTAGAACAAGAAGAAGAGGTAGAGTTGGAAACTGGTGCTGATTTGGTGGATGAACCTGAACCTACAGTTAGTAAGTTGTCAGAGGCTGTTGTTTTAGATGCTGATGTTTTAGATGCTGAAcaagatgaagatgatgagaAAGATGCAGAAAAGGAGTATACTGAACCCAAAGACTTGAGTTCTATGAAGCTAACGGAGTTGAGGGCGATTGCAAAAGCTCGAGGTATGAAAGGGTTCTCAAAGTTGAAGAAGTCTGAGCTTGTTGGGTTGCTCAGTGATGACTCCATGTAATCTTTGTTGAGATTTCTCCTTTTTGGAGTTGAATTTCAGTGTTTTCAGTTAGGTGAAATgagttgttttgtttgtttaggAATAGGTGCTGATAAGTTTATTCCCCTTCCTCCTGTCAAAAATTTTGAATCTGGAAACCAGTCTGTTTATTGGTGGTATACTTGCTTTTTATGTTGGATTTTGGAAGGAAAATCAGGATTTGTGGATGGTTTTTGTATACTCCTTATGACCGTACTTTCTTGCTCTCTTTATGAAGTTATtgtcttatctgaacttacctAAACTTCACTTGGAAAATGAGTGTGTCTGAACTTATCCGAAGGCACAAAGCATTGTATAGTCTGGATCTGATCAACTATAATCCGGCTCGAAAAAGTGCGGGTTTGGGCAGCCTGAAATACGCATTTTTAGACAAAAGTCTGAGTCCGACCCGAAAAGCCCGTTTCATCCCGAAAAGCCAGCACCAAGTGACCAAACTCATAGATTTGGGCATGTTTTGTTTGTGTTAATGCCTAGTCCGACCCGAATTTTGATCACCTCTAGTGTAGTCTAGTTGTAAAGGATTGTATTTCAAAATCTCACAACATTCGAGTTGTGATATTAAAGTTCACTTATGACATTTTAAAGGTCTTAATCGCGTTCATGAAGTATAATACGAAGTAACAAATTCTTTTATACGAACGCATAGCccaatgaaaaataa contains:
- the LOC110794311 gene encoding rho-N domain-containing protein 1, chloroplastic gives rise to the protein MSRTLNIISNNVQGYGPSESTSLPCLGVSRRAVSVSTCLRSECKTAQVKIISSKCSLKHMSFVCKASTEGHRRNPDFPRHNRSGYSRNRNRLNQEKESSDNLDESEFLSTQNGPLLSLSNSPKSHATATPGPREREIVELFRKVQAQLRQRTVVKEEKKFEALKGQNNKESETVDSLLKLLRKHSVEQGKRKVNGGGNEFSFDHPKQSGQQSNVDNKSSKSFFNSNSIVREETQETNNKPSFTRPPSEFRRRSPVPRVKYEPIVSHSDLDVKTNETLTEPEPEPETESDYDLEPDMDLEPDMGLVSGLELEQEEEVELETGADLVDEPEPTVSKLSEAVVLDADVLDAEQDEDDEKDAEKEYTEPKDLSSMKLTELRAIAKARGMKGFSKLKKSELVGLLSDDSM